A DNA window from Rhodococcus sp. Z13 contains the following coding sequences:
- a CDS encoding mycofactocin system FadH/OYE family oxidoreductase 1 translates to MSRALTAPITLAGRTAPARVIFGPHVTNLGDGRRFSERHVAYYERRARGGCGVVVTETASVHPLDHPYERAPLAESCGAGYRRIAEACRPHGTLVLAGLGHRGLQGSSAWSGGPLWGPSRVPDPVTRELPVEMSDAEIAPLVDSFAHAAGIAVDAGLDGVELDAGPTSLLRQFLSGLTNRRDDGYGTDRPRLLRETLAAVRDRIGADRVLALRLTCDENTSWAGLTPELAAGCAREIASAIDLLTVVRGGLFSPEAYRPDAHVPAGFNERLCQRIRDTLGDSVPVALQGSVVDPAQAQRALDEGICDLVEMTRAQIADPDLVTAVRRGRSPRPCLRCNQACLVDDFHNPVVGCVADPEAGEETRPRARRAAAARDVLVVGAGPAGLEAARVAATRGHRVVVLERDDRVGGRARLASRGPGRPEFGTLVDWLEQRCRDAGVDIRTGAAATAADIDQALAAGAAVVRATGGLPRPPSFPVTAPANRTTAAEVLAGTRPVSSRVVVWDPVGGPVASAVVDHLADEGCEVFYVTADPVAGSRLAPTGDLVAANTRMHRAGVERRLGHRIGSVDADGIRLVHRLTGNEETVPGAVLVDCAPLLPGHDPDPPGVRSIGDRVAPRTLREAIREGYEVASAL, encoded by the coding sequence ATGAGCCGTGCGCTCACCGCACCGATCACCCTCGCCGGACGTACCGCTCCGGCGAGGGTGATCTTCGGTCCCCATGTCACGAATCTCGGTGACGGACGCCGCTTCTCGGAGAGGCACGTCGCGTACTACGAGCGTCGCGCCCGCGGGGGCTGCGGTGTCGTGGTGACCGAGACCGCCTCGGTGCACCCGCTCGACCATCCCTACGAACGTGCACCTCTGGCCGAGTCCTGCGGTGCGGGATACCGGCGCATCGCCGAGGCGTGCCGCCCGCACGGCACGCTCGTGCTCGCGGGCCTCGGCCACCGGGGCCTGCAGGGGTCGAGCGCATGGAGCGGGGGACCGCTGTGGGGTCCGTCGCGGGTGCCCGATCCGGTCACCCGGGAACTGCCCGTCGAGATGTCCGACGCCGAGATCGCCCCGCTCGTCGACTCGTTCGCCCACGCGGCGGGGATCGCCGTGGACGCCGGACTCGACGGGGTCGAACTCGACGCCGGACCCACCTCGCTGCTGCGCCAGTTCCTGTCCGGCCTGACCAATCGCCGCGACGACGGCTACGGCACCGACCGGCCGCGCCTGCTCCGTGAGACGCTCGCCGCGGTGCGGGACCGCATCGGTGCGGATCGTGTTCTGGCACTGCGTCTCACGTGCGACGAGAACACCTCCTGGGCGGGACTCACCCCCGAGCTTGCCGCTGGCTGCGCACGCGAGATCGCGTCGGCGATCGACCTGCTCACCGTGGTGCGCGGCGGGCTGTTCTCACCCGAGGCCTACCGACCCGACGCGCACGTCCCCGCGGGTTTCAACGAGCGGCTGTGCCAACGGATCCGGGACACCCTCGGCGATTCGGTGCCGGTCGCGTTGCAGGGCAGCGTCGTCGATCCGGCACAGGCGCAGCGTGCCCTCGACGAAGGGATCTGCGACCTGGTCGAGATGACCCGCGCCCAGATCGCCGATCCCGACCTGGTGACCGCGGTCCGCCGCGGCCGATCGCCGCGACCGTGCCTGCGCTGCAACCAGGCCTGCCTCGTGGACGACTTCCACAACCCCGTCGTGGGATGCGTCGCCGATCCCGAAGCGGGGGAGGAGACACGGCCCCGCGCCCGCCGGGCGGCCGCGGCTCGCGACGTGCTCGTGGTGGGCGCCGGACCTGCGGGGCTCGAAGCGGCCCGGGTGGCCGCGACCCGCGGCCACCGCGTCGTCGTGCTCGAACGCGACGACCGCGTCGGCGGCCGCGCCCGCCTCGCCTCCCGCGGTCCGGGACGGCCGGAGTTCGGCACGCTCGTCGACTGGCTGGAGCAACGGTGCCGCGACGCCGGAGTCGACATCCGCACCGGAGCCGCGGCGACCGCCGCGGACATCGACCAGGCCCTCGCCGCCGGCGCCGCGGTCGTACGGGCCACCGGCGGGCTGCCGCGTCCGCCGTCCTTCCCGGTGACCGCACCCGCGAACCGCACGACCGCCGCCGAGGTGCTGGCCGGGACACGCCCGGTGTCCTCGCGGGTGGTGGTGTGGGACCCGGTGGGCGGACCGGTCGCGAGCGCAGTCGTCGACCACCTCGCCGACGAGGGCTGCGAGGTGTTCTACGTGACCGCCGACCCCGTCGCCGGTTCCCGGCTCGCCCCCACCGGAGATCTCGTCGCCGCCAACACCCGTATGCACCGCGCCGGGGTGGAGCGCCGCCTCGGCCACCGGATCGGGTCGGTCGACGCCGACGGGATCCGGCTGGTGCACCGGCTCACGGGAAACGAGGAGACCGTGCCCGGAGCCGTCCTGGTGGACTGTGCACCCCTGCTGCCGGGACACGATCCGGATCCGCCGGGGGTGCGGTCGATCGGCGACCGGGTGGCGCCGAGAACTCTGCGGGAGGCCATCCGAGAGGGATACGAGGTGGCCTCGGCGCTGTAA
- the mftD gene encoding pre-mycofactocin synthase MftD (MftD, an enzyme found in the mycofactocin biosynthesis locus, performs an oxidative deamination of 3-amino-5-[(p-hydroxyphenyl)methyl]-4,4-dimethyl-2-pyrrolidinone (AHDP). The resulting compound, now called pre-mycofactocin (PMFT), is a biologically active redox cofactor that can oxidize the non-exchangeable NADH of TIGR03971 family SDR-type oxidoreductases.), whose protein sequence is MAKPSWLKNPWATDPWFETVAIAQQRARKRLPKSVYGALVAGSEAGITVDDNIAAFRELGFAPHVAGLSDKREMATTIMGQDVALPVMISPTGVQAVHPDGEVAVARAAAARGTAMGLSSFASKSVEEVAGVNDKTFFQMYWVGSRDTLVQRMERARAAGAKGLIMTLDWSFSNGRDWGSPAIPERMSLEAMVKFAPEGITRPKWLLEWARTGKVPDLTTPNLTPPGGQAPTFFGAYGEWMTTPLPTWEDVAWLREQWGGPFMLKGVMRVDDAKRAVDAGVTAISVSNHGGNNLDGTPAPIRALPAIAEAVGKDVEVLLDGGIRRGSDVVKALALGAKAVLIGRAYLWGLAANGQAGVENVLDILAGGIGSALLGLGKNSIHELTPDDIVVPDGFRRDLGI, encoded by the coding sequence ATGGCCAAGCCGTCCTGGTTGAAGAACCCGTGGGCGACCGACCCGTGGTTCGAGACCGTTGCGATCGCCCAGCAGCGCGCCCGCAAGCGCCTGCCCAAGTCCGTCTACGGCGCCCTGGTCGCCGGCTCCGAAGCCGGCATCACCGTCGACGACAACATCGCCGCCTTCCGCGAACTCGGCTTCGCCCCGCACGTGGCCGGGCTGTCCGACAAGCGGGAGATGGCCACCACCATCATGGGCCAGGACGTGGCCCTGCCCGTGATGATCTCCCCGACCGGTGTGCAGGCCGTGCATCCGGACGGGGAGGTCGCCGTGGCGCGGGCCGCCGCCGCCCGCGGTACCGCGATGGGCCTGTCGTCGTTCGCGTCGAAGTCCGTGGAGGAGGTCGCCGGGGTCAACGACAAGACCTTCTTCCAGATGTACTGGGTCGGCAGCCGCGACACCCTGGTCCAGCGCATGGAACGCGCCCGCGCCGCCGGCGCGAAGGGCCTGATCATGACCCTGGACTGGTCGTTCTCCAACGGCCGCGACTGGGGCAGCCCCGCCATTCCGGAGCGGATGAGCCTCGAGGCGATGGTCAAGTTCGCTCCCGAGGGCATCACCCGCCCGAAGTGGCTGCTCGAATGGGCCCGCACCGGCAAGGTGCCGGATCTGACCACCCCGAACCTGACCCCGCCCGGCGGGCAGGCCCCGACCTTCTTCGGGGCGTACGGCGAGTGGATGACCACCCCGCTGCCGACCTGGGAGGACGTGGCCTGGCTGCGGGAACAGTGGGGCGGGCCGTTCATGCTCAAGGGCGTCATGCGCGTCGACGACGCCAAGCGTGCCGTCGATGCGGGGGTCACGGCGATTTCGGTGTCCAACCACGGCGGCAACAATCTCGACGGCACCCCGGCCCCGATCCGGGCGTTGCCGGCGATCGCCGAGGCGGTCGGCAAGGACGTCGAAGTCCTCCTCGACGGGGGTATCCGCCGCGGCAGCGACGTCGTCAAGGCCCTCGCGCTCGGTGCCAAGGCGGTGCTCATCGGCCGCGCCTACCTGTGGGGTCTGGCCGCGAACGGGCAGGCCGGGGTGGAGAACGTCCTCGACATCCTCGCCGGTGGTATCGGCTCGGCGCTGCTGGGCCTGGGCAAGAACTCCATCCACGAGCTGACCCCGGACGACATCGTGGTGCCGGACGGGTTCCGCCGCGACCTCGGCATCTGA
- the mftC gene encoding mycofactocin radical SAM maturase (MftC is a radical SAM/SPASM enzyme that catalyzes the first two steps in biosynthesis of the electron carrier mycofactocin from the terminal Val-Tyr dipeptide of the precursor peptide MftA.) produces the protein MTSLLEPPTAAAAPPKVGRLVDQFEKGLDAPICLTWELTYACNLSCVHCLSSSGKRDPRELSTEQCKAIIDELQRMQVFYVNIGGGEPTVRSDFWELVDYATEHQVGVKFSTNGVRIDRKVAERLAASDYVDVQISLDGATAEVNDAVRGPGSFAMAIRALENLSEAGFRDAKISVVVTRENVDQLDDFKALADKYGATLRITRLRPSGRAVDVWDDLHPTHEQQRQLYDWLVAHGEGVLTGDSFFHLSAFGSSGGGSLPGLNLCGAGRVVCLIDPVGDVYACPFAIHDNFHAGNILTDGGFESVWKNSTLFRQLREPQSAGACASCNFFDACRGGCMAAKFFTGLPMDGPDPECVQGYGQSALEGERTVPQSSVDHSRTGKRAERRTPAAPVPLTLLTTPPAKFCDENPLAGL, from the coding sequence ATGACGTCTCTGCTCGAACCCCCCACCGCTGCTGCGGCCCCGCCGAAGGTCGGTCGCCTCGTCGACCAGTTCGAGAAGGGCCTCGACGCCCCGATCTGCCTGACCTGGGAGCTGACCTACGCCTGCAACCTGTCGTGCGTGCACTGCCTGTCCTCGTCCGGCAAACGCGACCCGCGCGAGCTGTCGACAGAACAGTGCAAGGCGATCATCGACGAGCTGCAGCGCATGCAGGTCTTCTACGTCAACATCGGCGGCGGCGAACCGACGGTGCGCTCGGACTTCTGGGAACTGGTCGACTACGCCACCGAACACCAGGTGGGCGTGAAGTTCTCCACCAACGGGGTGCGTATCGACCGCAAGGTCGCCGAACGGCTCGCCGCTTCGGACTACGTCGACGTGCAGATCTCCCTCGACGGTGCCACCGCCGAGGTCAACGACGCCGTGCGCGGACCGGGGTCGTTCGCCATGGCCATCCGCGCCCTGGAGAACCTGTCCGAGGCGGGCTTTCGCGATGCGAAGATCTCGGTGGTCGTCACCCGCGAGAACGTCGACCAGCTCGACGACTTCAAGGCCCTGGCCGACAAGTACGGCGCGACCCTGCGCATCACCCGGTTGCGTCCCTCTGGGCGCGCGGTGGACGTGTGGGACGACCTGCACCCGACCCACGAGCAGCAGCGGCAGCTCTACGACTGGCTCGTCGCGCACGGGGAGGGTGTGCTCACCGGCGACTCGTTCTTCCACCTGTCGGCCTTCGGCAGCTCCGGTGGCGGGTCGCTGCCGGGGTTGAACCTGTGCGGCGCGGGCCGGGTGGTGTGCCTGATCGACCCGGTCGGCGACGTCTACGCCTGCCCGTTCGCCATCCACGACAACTTCCATGCCGGCAACATCCTCACCGACGGTGGTTTCGAGTCGGTGTGGAAGAACTCGACGCTGTTCCGGCAGTTGCGTGAGCCGCAGTCCGCCGGGGCATGCGCCTCCTGCAATTTCTTCGACGCCTGCCGCGGTGGGTGCATGGCCGCGAAGTTCTTCACCGGCCTGCCGATGGACGGCCCCGACCCCGAATGCGTGCAGGGTTACGGGCAGTCCGCGCTCGAGGGTGAGCGCACCGTGCCGCAGTCGAGCGTCGACCATTCGCGGACCGGCAAGCGTGCCGAGCGTCGCACCCCCGCTGCGCCGGTGCCGCTGACCCTGCTGACCACACCCCCCGCCAAGTTCTGCGACGAGAACCCGCTCGCAGGCCTGTAA
- the mftB gene encoding mycofactocin biosynthesis chaperone MftB (MftB, a small protein, is a peptide chaperone that assists the radical SAM enzyme MftC in performing two modifications to the C-terminal Val-Tyr dipeptide of the mycofactocin precursor peptide, MftA. MftB's role is analogous to the role of PqqD in the biosynthesis of PQQ, a cofactor that derives entirely from a Tyr and a Glu in the precursor PqqA.), with translation MTAPGATAVSGESTDTTAFDPGAGWRLHPQVALRPEPFGALLYHFGTRKLSFLKNTVIVDVVRSMGEHDSVRDALRAHGIDENAERVYLHALRTLADSHMIVPA, from the coding sequence ATGACCGCGCCCGGAGCCACCGCCGTGTCCGGTGAATCGACGGACACCACAGCGTTCGATCCGGGTGCCGGTTGGCGGCTCCACCCGCAGGTAGCGCTTCGCCCCGAGCCGTTCGGGGCGTTGCTCTACCACTTCGGCACCCGCAAACTGTCGTTCCTGAAGAACACCGTGATCGTCGACGTCGTCCGTTCGATGGGTGAGCACGACTCGGTGCGGGATGCGTTGCGCGCCCACGGAATCGACGAGAACGCCGAGCGGGTCTACCTGCATGCCCTGCGCACGCTGGCCGACTCGCACATGATCGTCCCCGCCTGA
- the mftA gene encoding mycofactocin precursor MftA (Mycofactocin is a small molecule electron carrier derived from the final two amino acids, Val-Tyr, of MftA, the mycofactocin precursor. It plays a role in redox homeostasis and the metabolism of alcohols and aldehydes in Actinobacteria, including Mycobacterium tuberculosis.), which produces MSDRDNAVIESVLVEESLVEEVSIDGMCGVY; this is translated from the coding sequence ATGTCCGATCGTGACAACGCAGTGATCGAGTCCGTGCTGGTCGAGGAGTCCCTCGTGGAAGAGGTCTCGATCGACGGCATGTGCGGCGTGTACTGA
- the mftR gene encoding mycofactocin system transcriptional regulator (MftR, the mycofactocin system transcriptional regulator, is an uncharacterized TetR family DNA-binding transcription factor. Its role is inferred by context. It occurs as part of the biosynthesis locus for mycofactocin, a partially characterized electron carrier derived from the terminal Val-Tyr dipeptide of the precursor peptide MftA, through a radical SAM enzyme-mediated process.), whose amino-acid sequence MTRSRRKPSARVGRRPSTSKEELAAIGIELFMEAGFEETSIDDIAEAAGIARRTFFRYFPSKNELAWGNFDEHLAAMRASLEEIPENVPLSEALTTALHEFNTFPDSEAERHRARMRLILHTPALQAYSSVMYQGWRRVVAEFVARRTGADPDDHIPRTCGYLLLGVAIAAYEAWLDEPGSDLHEFLAAGMRTVTAGLDYSVPQPPSPPSTKAANR is encoded by the coding sequence ATGACGCGCAGCCGACGGAAACCGTCCGCTCGGGTAGGTCGCCGCCCCTCCACGTCGAAGGAGGAACTCGCCGCCATCGGCATCGAGCTGTTCATGGAGGCGGGATTCGAGGAGACGAGCATCGACGACATCGCCGAGGCGGCCGGGATCGCGCGGCGCACCTTCTTCCGGTACTTCCCGTCCAAGAACGAGCTGGCCTGGGGAAACTTCGACGAACACCTGGCCGCGATGCGCGCGAGCCTCGAGGAGATCCCGGAGAACGTGCCGCTGTCCGAGGCACTGACCACGGCGCTGCACGAGTTCAACACCTTCCCCGACAGCGAGGCCGAACGGCACCGCGCACGGATGCGGCTGATCCTGCACACTCCTGCACTGCAGGCGTACTCGTCGGTCATGTACCAGGGCTGGCGCCGCGTCGTGGCGGAGTTCGTCGCGCGACGCACCGGCGCCGATCCGGACGACCACATCCCCCGCACGTGCGGTTATCTGCTGCTCGGTGTCGCGATCGCCGCCTACGAGGCGTGGCTCGACGAACCCGGTTCGGATCTGCACGAATTCCTCGCCGCCGGGATGCGGACGGTGACGGCCGGTCTGGACTACAGTGTGCCGCAACCCCCTTCCCCGCCCTCGACGAAGGCTGCGAACCGATGA
- the mftM gene encoding mycofactocin oligosaccharide methyltransferase MftM: MTVLDSLAPCRPGLWTHDHVTVERVPAGPLTVRRLDDRLHVTHSLTPEQLSERLVAEVTSSIEDAAFGQDEFELTMVGLVRSTVPGALDSWVTYYRNSLGELLDGTADFAPIHDRAAELVRGTVLDLGSCFGFLPLRLAAAGIPVTATDILPGTMRLLDAVAPRLGLAVDTLVCDAANVPVPDDSADTVTAIHLLEHVDDEVGAAILGEALRIARERVVVAVPFEEEATACHGHVRTFDLSALEELGRSTGRPFVVFEHHGGWLVVE; this comes from the coding sequence ATGACGGTGCTCGATTCCCTCGCTCCCTGCCGCCCGGGTCTGTGGACGCACGACCACGTCACGGTCGAACGTGTCCCCGCCGGGCCGCTGACCGTGCGCCGGCTGGACGACCGGCTCCACGTCACCCACTCGCTCACGCCCGAGCAGCTCAGCGAACGGCTCGTCGCCGAGGTGACGTCCTCGATCGAGGACGCGGCGTTCGGTCAGGACGAGTTCGAGCTGACGATGGTGGGGCTCGTCCGGTCCACGGTGCCCGGGGCGCTGGATTCGTGGGTCACCTACTACCGCAATTCGCTCGGCGAACTGCTGGACGGTACAGCGGATTTCGCTCCGATCCACGACAGGGCGGCCGAGCTCGTACGCGGGACGGTGCTCGATCTGGGGTCGTGCTTCGGGTTCCTGCCGCTGCGACTGGCCGCCGCGGGCATCCCGGTGACGGCGACCGACATCCTGCCCGGCACGATGCGTCTGCTCGACGCGGTCGCACCCCGCCTCGGACTCGCGGTGGACACCCTCGTGTGCGACGCGGCGAACGTGCCGGTGCCCGACGACAGCGCCGACACGGTGACCGCGATCCACCTGCTCGAGCACGTCGACGACGAGGTGGGTGCGGCGATCCTCGGCGAGGCCCTGCGCATCGCGCGTGAGCGGGTGGTCGTCGCGGTGCCGTTCGAGGAGGAGGCGACGGCCTGCCACGGGCACGTGCGCACCTTCGATCTGTCCGCCCTCGAGGAACTCGGGCGCAGCACGGGCCGGCCCTTCGTGGTGTTCGAACACCACGGGGGGTGGCTCGTCGTCGAGTGA
- a CDS encoding MadR family response regulator transcription factor, with protein MTVPPPAPPRARPGTVRIALVDDHAILRQGLRSILDREPDLEVVGEASTDAEALALVDRMRPDIVLLDLKLSAGSDYEGLHLCGQLSSAHPGIGLLVLTTFLDEQLVVRAVHAGARGYVVKDVDTTELVRAIRAVSRGESAFDSRSAAAVVRSLNGQSTPKEQLTDRELEVLELLAAGLSNVKIGQQLYISATTVKFHVSNVMRKLGVSRRAEAVYAASKQGLI; from the coding sequence ATGACCGTCCCACCGCCGGCGCCACCACGGGCCCGCCCCGGCACGGTGCGCATCGCCCTCGTCGACGACCACGCGATCCTCCGTCAGGGACTGCGGTCGATCCTCGACCGCGAACCGGACCTCGAGGTGGTGGGGGAGGCGTCGACCGACGCGGAGGCCCTCGCCCTCGTCGACCGGATGCGACCCGACATCGTCCTGCTCGACCTGAAACTCTCCGCGGGCTCGGACTACGAGGGCCTGCACCTGTGCGGGCAGCTCTCGTCGGCGCATCCCGGGATCGGGCTGCTCGTCCTGACCACCTTCCTCGACGAACAGCTCGTCGTGCGGGCCGTGCACGCCGGGGCGCGCGGCTACGTCGTCAAGGACGTCGACACCACCGAACTGGTCCGCGCGATCCGCGCCGTCTCGCGCGGTGAGAGCGCGTTCGACTCGCGCAGCGCCGCGGCGGTGGTGCGCTCGCTCAACGGACAGAGCACCCCCAAGGAGCAGCTCACCGACCGCGAACTCGAGGTGCTCGAACTCCTCGCGGCGGGGCTGTCGAACGTCAAGATCGGTCAGCAGCTGTACATCTCGGCGACCACCGTCAAGTTCCACGTCAGCAACGTCATGCGCAAGCTCGGCGTGAGCCGTCGCGCCGAGGCAGTGTACGCGGCGAGCAAGCAGGGCCTGATCTGA
- a CDS encoding MadS family sensor histidine kinase: MSAPDLSALTGLRSGKSTFYPQYRGAAERLERVVHALELISRALVRTVEGPETLICAVAEAARAHLSAQWVAFALTDGTLPDAGPRRLVLGPDATPFLVDNVEGPPLPDEVVALLDSVRTGAVDRYPVVENHHAFVPIVLDGGVAGAIAAWTPANRTLDGTDRAVLSILASQTAVALQNSALYQRGQLLLERAEEAYREANRAAADLQARNEELEATLQKLALTQRQLGVAHRHQALDEERHRIARELHDSVTQAVLSAGMQIEVCRSDIPDDERSERLDLAKELTRRAVEQLRSAIYALNRPSDSERMSLPEMLEQLSVAHMPGDLEVKVGMGGSPVELTGDAEHALLRIAGEALFNVAVHANASRVVLRLSYGTDSVLLSVADDGDGDPARLRLMLKLADRNDLDGRHRGLANMQARARELGGTLEVRRSRFGGVRIAARIPLQNNTAPQQTGDRS, encoded by the coding sequence GTGAGCGCCCCCGACCTGTCGGCACTGACCGGGCTGCGGTCCGGGAAGTCGACCTTCTACCCTCAGTACCGGGGCGCCGCCGAACGCCTCGAACGGGTCGTGCACGCCCTCGAACTCATCTCGCGGGCCCTCGTCCGCACCGTCGAAGGGCCGGAGACCCTGATCTGCGCGGTCGCCGAGGCCGCCCGCGCCCACCTCAGCGCCCAGTGGGTCGCCTTCGCGCTCACCGACGGCACCCTGCCCGACGCGGGACCGCGCCGGCTGGTACTCGGCCCGGACGCCACCCCCTTCCTCGTCGACAACGTGGAGGGACCGCCGCTGCCCGACGAGGTCGTCGCCCTGCTCGACTCGGTCCGCACCGGTGCCGTCGACCGGTATCCGGTCGTCGAGAACCACCACGCCTTCGTCCCGATCGTCCTCGACGGCGGTGTCGCCGGCGCCATCGCCGCGTGGACCCCGGCCAACCGCACCCTCGACGGCACCGACCGCGCCGTGCTGTCGATCCTCGCCAGCCAGACCGCCGTCGCCCTGCAGAACTCGGCCCTCTACCAACGCGGCCAGCTGCTCCTCGAACGCGCGGAGGAGGCCTATCGGGAGGCCAACCGCGCCGCCGCCGACCTGCAGGCCCGCAACGAGGAACTCGAGGCCACCCTGCAGAAACTCGCGTTGACACAACGCCAGCTCGGCGTCGCCCACCGGCACCAGGCGCTCGACGAGGAACGCCACCGCATCGCCCGCGAACTCCACGACAGCGTCACCCAGGCCGTGCTCTCGGCCGGCATGCAGATCGAGGTGTGCCGCAGCGACATTCCCGACGACGAACGCAGTGAACGCCTCGACCTGGCGAAGGAACTCACCCGCCGCGCCGTCGAACAGCTCCGCTCGGCGATCTACGCCCTCAACCGGCCGTCCGACTCCGAACGGATGTCGCTGCCGGAGATGCTCGAACAGCTGAGCGTCGCGCACATGCCCGGCGACCTCGAGGTGAAGGTGGGCATGGGCGGCAGCCCCGTCGAACTCACCGGCGACGCCGAACACGCCCTGCTGCGCATCGCGGGGGAGGCGCTGTTCAACGTCGCCGTGCACGCCAACGCGAGCCGCGTGGTGCTGCGCCTGAGCTACGGCACCGACTCGGTCCTGCTGTCGGTGGCCGACGACGGTGACGGCGATCCGGCCCGGCTGCGGCTGATGCTCAAACTCGCCGACCGCAACGACCTCGACGGCCGGCACCGCGGTCTCGCCAACATGCAGGCCCGCGCCCGGGAACTCGGCGGCACCCTCGAGGTGCGCCGCTCCCGATTCGGCGGCGTTCGGATCGCCGCCCGGATTCCGTTGCAGAACAACACCGCCCCTCAGCAGACGGGAGACCGATCATGA